Proteins from a single region of Pungitius pungitius chromosome 4, fPunPun2.1, whole genome shotgun sequence:
- the LOC119194644 gene encoding uncharacterized protein LOC119194644 isoform X1: protein MLTGFQPTTSKTYRSTPSREPPSAMQRGSWTTPRQPARLKKIVLSFGICNRIQKTKETGIKQLRSMIKLAKNNFPLSKIYIPQISFTKHLPAKEKLRLSHLNAYIAGLVTTGGPRRRGERLRGRGSTNWTPRTHEDSTRIEGLGAGSGDGQYIGHSGQHTLDTPDSEDCLQVLENSFKLLKGEECDHTSPPSSNITNLCSALSFTPAQLEILEKGLTFIPTPKSPTRPELRGDLHTFHRRLKLIDHFWGAPRREPVPFTRPSTWEPRPLAHTQPNISQQDKHFLKTLGNSKHIVIKPADKGGQIVFQDRHNYILEAERQLKNHTYYVPLTHPLQLATQQLNQGHYTVYTATITSIPNKNNTWTARMNPGPASSTCSPRFISLLRPGRPLLLFRSAAPSSATAVLSPTISQNILITTLIPSKLHPSYLKDTYQFVNKINNVRVPGHSFLFSIDILTLHQYRNPVRPHCHSRHFQSTSQPGQTQRRTAETRQRNSTTFTHHPDSERLHFQ from the exons ATGTTAACAGGATTCCAGCCCACGACATCAAAGACCTACAGATCGACTCCTTCCCGGGAGCCACCTTCCGCCATGCAGAGGGGATCCTGGACAACACCACGGCAACCTGCACGGTTGAAAAAAATTGTACTGTCCTTTGGCATATGCAATAGGATCCAAAAGACGAAGGAAACAGGCATTAAACAACTGAGAAGCATGATTAAACTGGCCAAAAATAACTTCCCCCTGTCCAAAATATACATTCCACAGATCAGCTTCACCAAGCACCTGCCGGCAAAAGAGAAACTCCGCCTATCCCACCTGAACGCCTACATCGCCGGCCTGG TAACGACAGGTGGACCACGACGCAGAGGAGAACGGCTGAGAGGTCGTGGATCAACAAACTGGACACCAAGGACCCACGAGGACTCAACGAGAATTGAGGGGCTTGGAGCAGGGTCCGGCGATGGACAGTACATAG GTCACTCGGGACAACATACACTGGACACCCCAGACAGCGAAGACTGTCTTCAAGTACTGGAAAACTCATTTAAACTACTGAAGGGGGAGGAATGTGACCACACATCTCCCCCTAGCTCCAACATCACTAACCTCTGTTctgctctctctttcacacccGCACAGCTGGAGATCCTGGAAAAAGGACTCACCTTCATCCCCACACCCAAATCCCCTACCCGGCCAGAGCTCAGAGGGGACCTTCACACATTCCACAGGAGGCTTAAGCTCATAGACCACTTCTGGGGAGCCCCGAGGCGGGAGCCTGTCCCCTTCACCAGACCGTCCACCTGGGAACCGCGCCCCCTCGCACACACGCAGCCTAACATTAGCCAACAAGACAAACACTTTCTTAAAACATTGGGTAATAGCAAGCACATAGTCATTAAGCCGGCAGATAAAGGGGGCCAGATAGTTTTCCAGGACAGACATAACTACATATTAGAAGCAGAAAGACAGTTAAAAAACCACACATATTATGTTCCACTCACCCACCCACTACAATTAGCCACACAACAATTAAATCAGGGACATTACACAGTCTACACAGCAACCATTACATCaattccaaacaaaaacaatacttgGACGGCCCGGATGAACCCAGGCCCCGCCTCTTCTACCTGCTCCCCAAGATTCATAAGCCTCCTGCGGCCTGGACGGCCCCTTTTGTTGTTCCGGTCGGCCGCCCCATCGTCAGCGACTGCGGTTCTGAGTCCTACAATATCACAGAATATATTGATCACTACATTAATCCCCTCTAAATTACACCCGAGTTATCTCAAAGATACTTACCAATTTGTCAACAAAATCAACAATGTTAGAGTACCCGGTCatagttttcttttctccatcgACATACTCACTTTACACCAATATAGAAACCCCGTTAGGCCTCATTGCCATTCAAGACATTTTCAATCAACATCCCAACCCGGCCAGACGCAGAGGAGAACGGCTGAGACCAGACAAAGAAATTCTACAACTTTTACACATCACCCTGACTCGGAACGACTTCACTTTCAATAA
- the LOC119194644 gene encoding uncharacterized protein LOC119194644 isoform X3, with the protein MLTGFQPTTSKTYRSTPSREPPSAMQRGSWTTPRQPARLKKIISFTKHLPAKEKLRLSHLNAYIAGLVTTGGPRRRGERLRGRGSTNWTPRTHEDSTRIEGLGAGSGDGQYIGHSGQHTLDTPDSEDCLQVLENSFKLLKGEECDHTSPPSSNITNLCSALSFTPAQLEILEKGLTFIPTPKSPTRPELRGDLHTFHRRLKLIDHFWGAPRREPVPFTRPSTWEPRPLAHTQPNISQQDKHFLKTLGNSKHIVIKPADKGGQIVFQDRHNYILEAERQLKNHTYYVPLTHPLQLATQQLNQGHYTVYTATITSIPNKNNTWTARMNPGPASSTCSPRFISLLRPGRPLLLFRSAAPSSATAVLSPTISQNILITTLIPSKLHPSYLKDTYQFVNKINNVRVPGHSFLFSIDILTLHQYRNPVRPHCHSRHFQSTSQPGQTQRRTAETRQRNSTTFTHHPDSERLHFQ; encoded by the exons ATGTTAACAGGATTCCAGCCCACGACATCAAAGACCTACAGATCGACTCCTTCCCGGGAGCCACCTTCCGCCATGCAGAGGGGATCCTGGACAACACCACGGCAACCTGCACGGTTGAAAAAAATT ATCAGCTTCACCAAGCACCTGCCGGCAAAAGAGAAACTCCGCCTATCCCACCTGAACGCCTACATCGCCGGCCTGG TAACGACAGGTGGACCACGACGCAGAGGAGAACGGCTGAGAGGTCGTGGATCAACAAACTGGACACCAAGGACCCACGAGGACTCAACGAGAATTGAGGGGCTTGGAGCAGGGTCCGGCGATGGACAGTACATAG GTCACTCGGGACAACATACACTGGACACCCCAGACAGCGAAGACTGTCTTCAAGTACTGGAAAACTCATTTAAACTACTGAAGGGGGAGGAATGTGACCACACATCTCCCCCTAGCTCCAACATCACTAACCTCTGTTctgctctctctttcacacccGCACAGCTGGAGATCCTGGAAAAAGGACTCACCTTCATCCCCACACCCAAATCCCCTACCCGGCCAGAGCTCAGAGGGGACCTTCACACATTCCACAGGAGGCTTAAGCTCATAGACCACTTCTGGGGAGCCCCGAGGCGGGAGCCTGTCCCCTTCACCAGACCGTCCACCTGGGAACCGCGCCCCCTCGCACACACGCAGCCTAACATTAGCCAACAAGACAAACACTTTCTTAAAACATTGGGTAATAGCAAGCACATAGTCATTAAGCCGGCAGATAAAGGGGGCCAGATAGTTTTCCAGGACAGACATAACTACATATTAGAAGCAGAAAGACAGTTAAAAAACCACACATATTATGTTCCACTCACCCACCCACTACAATTAGCCACACAACAATTAAATCAGGGACATTACACAGTCTACACAGCAACCATTACATCaattccaaacaaaaacaatacttgGACGGCCCGGATGAACCCAGGCCCCGCCTCTTCTACCTGCTCCCCAAGATTCATAAGCCTCCTGCGGCCTGGACGGCCCCTTTTGTTGTTCCGGTCGGCCGCCCCATCGTCAGCGACTGCGGTTCTGAGTCCTACAATATCACAGAATATATTGATCACTACATTAATCCCCTCTAAATTACACCCGAGTTATCTCAAAGATACTTACCAATTTGTCAACAAAATCAACAATGTTAGAGTACCCGGTCatagttttcttttctccatcgACATACTCACTTTACACCAATATAGAAACCCCGTTAGGCCTCATTGCCATTCAAGACATTTTCAATCAACATCCCAACCCGGCCAGACGCAGAGGAGAACGGCTGAGACCAGACAAAGAAATTCTACAACTTTTACACATCACCCTGACTCGGAACGACTTCACTTTCAATAA
- the LOC119194653 gene encoding uncharacterized protein LOC119194653 isoform X2 translates to MKFASRLFTQKCRVWNYKDICKSFPHKSCRLVLLKELRERGCLVENEPEDVDIEEGDDTIPASASAAVSTSATNAASPSEPESTSSPCSSNEDAGPCDPTWQKDLPAATTSVRIKMKEAGLYNKFSTDEKLLLDFKKYLMDDLNVNNCQQEVDNVSRFLRYMQPTGDAVTLEFLKEYRDQRLFNGLKGAELSAATVLNYIKNILRFVEYLKNRLDLDVSNLDLRNKCQAYRELVETLRKAISKTHSRDVLSTRYSRFVDGTRSLKECQRVLHVAEADFLNTFRKSVAAEGSDGISESERTNYRYYCEAILVLRHFQRPGAVEGFTVREWVDRKICNNSFVIGIRDHKTATSQLATFAITQEEEAAISSIPNKFT, encoded by the exons ATGAAGTTTGCCAGCCGCTTGTTTACTCAGAAATGCCGAGTTTGGAACTACAAGgacatctgcaaaagcttcccCCATAAATCCTGCCGTCTAGTGCTGCTGAAGGAGCTACGTGAACggggctgcttggtggaaaatGAGCCAGAAGATGTGGATATCGAAGAAGGCGATGACACCATTCCTGCCTCGGCATCTGCAGCCGTCTCTACCTCCGCAACAAATGCAGCGTCGCCCTCAGAGCCAGAATCCACGTCGTCGCCCTGCTCTTCGAATGAAGATGCAGGGCCATGTGATCCAACATGGCAAAA agaTCTTCCTGCTGCGACGACATCAGTGCGGATCAAAATGAAAGAGGCTGGTCTGTACAACAAGTTCTCCACCGATGAAAAGCTCCTTTTGGACTTTAAAAAGTACCTGATGGATGACTTGAATGTCAACAACTGCCAACAAGAG GTTGACAACGTTTCCCGTTTCCTGCGGTATATGCAGCCGACTGGGGACGCGGTTACGCTGGAATTTCTTAAAGAGTACAGAGACCAGAGACTTTTCAACGGTCTCAAGGGCGCTGAGCTGAGTGCAGCGACTGTactaaattatataaaaaacatTCTGAGATTTGTAGAATACCTTAAAAATAGGTTGGACCTAGACGTTTCCAACTTGGATTTAAGAAACAAGTGCCAGGCTTACCGAGAACTGGTTGAGACACTAAGAAAGGCCATCTCAAAGACCCATTCCAGGGACGTGCTCTCCACACG ATACTCACGGTTTGTGGACGGCACACGCAGCCTGAAAGAGTGCCAGCGTGTTCTGCATGTCGCTGAAGCCGACTTCCTGAATACATTTCGAAAGAGTGTCGCTGCGGAGGGCTCTGATGGCATCTCGGAATCTGAAAGGACCAACTACAGATACTATTGCGAAGCGATCTTGGTGCTTCGGCACTTTCAGCGCCCAGGAGCAGTAGAAGGCTTTACT GTGCGCGAGTGGGTCGACCGGAAGATCTGCAACAACAGCTTTGTGATTGGAATCCGTGATCACAAAACGGCAACATCGCAGCTGGCTACCTTTGCAATTacacaagaggaggaggcggctaTAAGTTCTATACCAAACAAATTTACTTAA
- the LOC119194644 gene encoding uncharacterized protein LOC119194644 isoform X2 yields the protein MLTGFQPTTSKTYRSTPSREPPSAMQRGSWTTPRQPARLKKIVLSFGICNRIQKTKETGIKQLRSMIKLAKNNFPLSKIYIPQISFTKHLPAKEKLRLSHLNAYIAGLVTTGGPRRRGERLRGRGSTNWTPRTHEDSTRIEGLGAGSGDGQYIGHSGQHTLDTPDSEDCLQLEILEKGLTFIPTPKSPTRPELRGDLHTFHRRLKLIDHFWGAPRREPVPFTRPSTWEPRPLAHTQPNISQQDKHFLKTLGNSKHIVIKPADKGGQIVFQDRHNYILEAERQLKNHTYYVPLTHPLQLATQQLNQGHYTVYTATITSIPNKNNTWTARMNPGPASSTCSPRFISLLRPGRPLLLFRSAAPSSATAVLSPTISQNILITTLIPSKLHPSYLKDTYQFVNKINNVRVPGHSFLFSIDILTLHQYRNPVRPHCHSRHFQSTSQPGQTQRRTAETRQRNSTTFTHHPDSERLHFQ from the exons ATGTTAACAGGATTCCAGCCCACGACATCAAAGACCTACAGATCGACTCCTTCCCGGGAGCCACCTTCCGCCATGCAGAGGGGATCCTGGACAACACCACGGCAACCTGCACGGTTGAAAAAAATTGTACTGTCCTTTGGCATATGCAATAGGATCCAAAAGACGAAGGAAACAGGCATTAAACAACTGAGAAGCATGATTAAACTGGCCAAAAATAACTTCCCCCTGTCCAAAATATACATTCCACAGATCAGCTTCACCAAGCACCTGCCGGCAAAAGAGAAACTCCGCCTATCCCACCTGAACGCCTACATCGCCGGCCTGG TAACGACAGGTGGACCACGACGCAGAGGAGAACGGCTGAGAGGTCGTGGATCAACAAACTGGACACCAAGGACCCACGAGGACTCAACGAGAATTGAGGGGCTTGGAGCAGGGTCCGGCGATGGACAGTACATAG GTCACTCGGGACAACATACACTGGACACCCCAGACAGCGAAGACTGTCTTCAA CTGGAGATCCTGGAAAAAGGACTCACCTTCATCCCCACACCCAAATCCCCTACCCGGCCAGAGCTCAGAGGGGACCTTCACACATTCCACAGGAGGCTTAAGCTCATAGACCACTTCTGGGGAGCCCCGAGGCGGGAGCCTGTCCCCTTCACCAGACCGTCCACCTGGGAACCGCGCCCCCTCGCACACACGCAGCCTAACATTAGCCAACAAGACAAACACTTTCTTAAAACATTGGGTAATAGCAAGCACATAGTCATTAAGCCGGCAGATAAAGGGGGCCAGATAGTTTTCCAGGACAGACATAACTACATATTAGAAGCAGAAAGACAGTTAAAAAACCACACATATTATGTTCCACTCACCCACCCACTACAATTAGCCACACAACAATTAAATCAGGGACATTACACAGTCTACACAGCAACCATTACATCaattccaaacaaaaacaatacttgGACGGCCCGGATGAACCCAGGCCCCGCCTCTTCTACCTGCTCCCCAAGATTCATAAGCCTCCTGCGGCCTGGACGGCCCCTTTTGTTGTTCCGGTCGGCCGCCCCATCGTCAGCGACTGCGGTTCTGAGTCCTACAATATCACAGAATATATTGATCACTACATTAATCCCCTCTAAATTACACCCGAGTTATCTCAAAGATACTTACCAATTTGTCAACAAAATCAACAATGTTAGAGTACCCGGTCatagttttcttttctccatcgACATACTCACTTTACACCAATATAGAAACCCCGTTAGGCCTCATTGCCATTCAAGACATTTTCAATCAACATCCCAACCCGGCCAGACGCAGAGGAGAACGGCTGAGACCAGACAAAGAAATTCTACAACTTTTACACATCACCCTGACTCGGAACGACTTCACTTTCAATAA
- the LOC119194653 gene encoding uncharacterized protein LOC119194653 isoform X1, protein MCSMIQCVCLLLSSDCFLFSTVVSSILRNNSDQIYKSFLSLRGNPIHSVTSDLFRLHTSYKVQNTTSQEVRRVAETEADSIFSASQKEGVARYMAHTTAVAQKHYRMLTAEAVVETSVLLAKLSEASQLEKTYEQDVRSSTKRYDEFTTLFPVMTDGMSPSKKRRTEAGFPNDRTRAEQYVKRKKHLLSRFTIRKPSVEKVGSYIAMEGWLTNCPAPDEISRMWKPASREAVEDYKIILRSVMTQRWNGVVLKHFRVVANKNFAKGDILCRGCRRRFLSHTAGSPIPQDHRIIPAYRRNKNLQDHLVKAKIKPLQHMRPKIQHNYFKHRKWFRSYSTREVFLNLTRGNIHCKNCVYLITCTQCGLQYVGETGNSISTRFTQHKYNITKKKKTQTPLVTHFITHGWKAVSVCVIEWNPRWSAPQRRRAERVWIARLKTRHPTGLNED, encoded by the exons ATGTGTAGTATgatacaatgtgtgtgtcttttgctgTCAAGTGACTGTTTCTTGTTCTCCACAGTGGTTTCAAGCATATTACGAAACAATTCAGATCAAATATATAAATCCTTCCTATCATTGAGAGGAAATCCAATTCACAGTGTCACAAGTGACCTCTTTCGTCTGCATACGAG ctaCAAGGTGCAGAACACAACAAGCCAGGAGGTCAGGAGGGTGGCTGAGACGGAGGCAGATTCCATCTTTTCGGCCAGCCAGAAGGAGGGTGTGGCACGCTATATGGCTCACACCACTGCCGTGGCGCAAAAGCACTACAGAATGCTTACGGCAGAAGCTGTTGTGGAGACCTCTGTATTGCTGGCAAAGTTGTCCGA AGCCAGCCAATTGGAGAAGACTTATGAACAAGACGTCCGCTCTTCAACAAAGAGATACGACGAGTTTACAACGTTGTTTCCGGTGATGACTGACGGCATGTCACCGTCAAAGAAGCGAAGAACCGAAGCTGGTTTCCCAAACGACCGCACGCGAGCAGAGCAGTACGTCAAGCGGAAAAAACATCTTCTCT CACGTTTCACAATTCGCAAACCGTCGGTCGAGAAGGTGGGGAGCTATATTGCTATGGAAGGCTGGCTAACCAACTGCCCCGCTCCAGATGAGATTTCAAGAATGTGGAAGCCAGCCTCCAGAGAAGCTGTGGAGGACTACAAAATCATCCTCAGAAGTGTTATGACCCAGAGGTGGAATGGCGTTGTCCTCAAACACTTca GAGTGGTTGCCAACAAGAATTTTGCCAAAGGGGACATCCTTTGTAGAGGATGTAGGAGGAGATTCCTCTCGCACACCGCAGGGTCCCCCATCCCCCAGGACCACAGAATTATTCCAgcctacaggagaaacaaaaaTCTACAGGACCATCTAGTTAAAGCCAAAATCAAACCTCTGCAGCATATGAGACCTAAAATTCAacacaattattttaaacatagaAAATGGTTCAGGAGCTACAGCACCAGGGAGGTTTTCCTGAACCTGACTAGGGGGAACATCCACTGTAAAAACTGTGTGTATTTGATAACGTGTACACAATGTGGCTTGCAATATGTGGGGGAGACGGGGAACTCCATCAGCACCCGCTTTACCCAACATAAATACAACatcaccaaaaagaaaaaaacacagacaccactGGTAACACATTTCATTACACATGGGTGGAAAGCTGTCTCAGTTTGTGTGATTGAGTGGAACCCCAGGTGGAGCGCTccccagagaaggagagcggagaGGGTGTGGATCGCCAGATTAAAAACCAGGCATCCTACAGGCCTTAACGAGGACTGA